One Pseudorhodoplanes sinuspersici DNA segment encodes these proteins:
- a CDS encoding helix-turn-helix domain-containing protein, with product MKPVRMPSRYAVRAAIAASLRHGGASLQRTANQLGVSARSLQRHLGEMGTSYSEMVAEVRLDAACHLLVESNVRISDIALRLGYAGPSSFSRTFMRLMKIQPVIYRRQQRNGKALHDKSSPAASQR from the coding sequence ATGAAGCCCGTCCGTATGCCCTCCCGATACGCGGTGCGAGCGGCCATTGCCGCGTCGCTGCGACACGGTGGCGCATCGCTTCAGCGCACTGCAAATCAATTAGGAGTGAGCGCACGGTCGCTGCAGCGTCATCTTGGCGAGATGGGCACCAGTTACAGTGAAATGGTCGCGGAAGTCCGTCTCGATGCAGCCTGCCATTTGCTCGTGGAATCCAACGTGCGGATTTCAGATATCGCCTTGCGCCTCGGCTATGCCGGACCCAGCAGCTTCAGCCGCACCTTCATGCGTTTGATGAAAATTCAACCCGTTATTTATCGGCGGCAACAAAGGAATGGCAAGGCGCTGCACGACAAGAGTTCGCCTGCGGCCAGCCAACGCTGA
- a CDS encoding AraC family transcriptional regulator — protein MNGIPLTRCQFLIPFAVIHNDIGAPTEALLAKFRLPTSLEEKADHYVPILPAIRFAEAVQRSQGITDIGFQASRLLQFCHLSEKLRIIIGHSPTLLAALQQVCKWAPLEDTNLTMWLERCDDTVRICSKLIGTTGLLHLEHSQWLQNVFPIHIVRQFTGPDWTPSTIAFEANYTPSQETQSFWPNTRFLSGQHASWIDVHVSQLSCPNLAIEPPPNPYEDEDQTSPTEIVRTLKLMLPSYLDEGAPTVTEIAEMAGISVRSFQRKLSSMGLSYSGLVDVVRFESAAKRLRDTDAKIIDVAFSCGYADPAHFTRAFRRISGTTPREFRDQWRPR, from the coding sequence ATGAATGGTATTCCTTTAACGCGTTGCCAGTTCCTGATCCCTTTCGCCGTTATTCATAATGACATCGGAGCCCCGACTGAGGCGCTTCTGGCGAAGTTTCGTCTTCCGACGTCTTTGGAAGAGAAGGCCGATCACTACGTGCCAATATTGCCGGCCATTCGATTCGCGGAAGCCGTACAAAGATCACAGGGCATCACGGATATCGGCTTCCAGGCTTCTCGGCTTTTGCAGTTTTGCCATCTGAGCGAAAAGCTTCGCATCATCATCGGTCACTCTCCAACGTTGCTTGCTGCGCTACAGCAAGTGTGCAAATGGGCGCCACTTGAAGATACGAATTTGACCATGTGGCTGGAACGCTGCGACGATACTGTGAGAATTTGCAGCAAGCTTATTGGGACAACCGGCCTGCTGCACCTTGAACACTCGCAGTGGCTCCAGAACGTTTTTCCCATACACATCGTTCGGCAGTTCACCGGACCGGACTGGACCCCTTCAACAATTGCCTTTGAAGCCAATTATACGCCCAGTCAGGAGACACAATCTTTTTGGCCAAACACCCGCTTCCTGTCGGGCCAGCACGCCTCATGGATCGATGTGCATGTTTCGCAACTAAGTTGCCCTAACCTCGCCATTGAACCGCCGCCGAACCCGTATGAGGATGAAGATCAGACCTCTCCCACCGAAATTGTCCGCACGCTCAAATTGATGTTGCCATCCTACCTGGATGAAGGAGCTCCGACCGTCACGGAGATTGCCGAGATGGCCGGCATCAGCGTCAGAAGCTTTCAGCGCAAGCTCTCAAGCATGGGCCTGTCTTATTCGGGGCTGGTCGATGTGGTTCGATTTGAGAGTGCTGCGAAACGTCTGCGTGATACAGACGCCAAGATTATCGACGTTGCCTTCTCCTGTGGCTATGCGGACCCCGCTCACTTCACTCGCGCTTTCCGCCGAATTTCCGGGACGACGCCGAGAGAATTTCGCGACCAGTGGAGACCACGGTAA
- a CDS encoding outer membrane protein, producing MKALFIGSKAVAVASIATSAWASDLPTKAPVWYSPDVVAPYNWSGFYLGANLGGRWANGTLTIPGNSLYGGTTAFIAGGQAGYNFQAGHLLFGIEGDFDGAIFNRPPLPVPTLGSVSQRWMASMAGRVGYVKDRWLVYGKVGGGWAHHDISVNVPGLGWSESSTKSGLLLGGGIEYGFKPHWTVKLEYNHLSLPSWTSATFPAVSLDRDIQTIKAGINYKFESGGSTVAERPSGSRPASSSEESEDLRKQSQNPVASLVSVPFQSNTNFNAGPFNRTQEVFNIQPVVPMSLNAEWNVISRTIIPLISQPEPLVNGNTGGIGDITQSLFLSPASPGKLIWGVGPVFTIPSASDPILGTGKVLFGPTAVFLTTPGHWVIGVLVNNQWSVGGNSLRRSVNTFLAQPFINYNMAHGWFLTTSPIITADWLAASGQKWTVPIGGGIGRVFKIGDQPVNAQVAAYYNAIRPDGAPDWQLRAQIALLFPSH from the coding sequence ATGAAAGCACTTTTCATTGGGAGCAAGGCGGTCGCAGTTGCGTCGATAGCGACGTCCGCTTGGGCGTCGGATTTGCCGACCAAGGCACCGGTTTGGTACTCTCCGGATGTTGTCGCGCCCTATAACTGGTCGGGATTCTATTTGGGAGCCAACCTCGGCGGACGATGGGCGAACGGAACGCTGACCATTCCCGGCAACAGTCTCTATGGCGGCACCACGGCATTCATCGCCGGCGGGCAAGCCGGCTATAACTTTCAAGCCGGTCACCTGCTCTTCGGTATCGAAGGCGACTTCGACGGGGCGATTTTCAATCGTCCGCCGCTCCCGGTGCCGACATTGGGCTCTGTGAGCCAGCGTTGGATGGCCAGCATGGCTGGTCGCGTTGGCTACGTGAAGGACCGATGGCTTGTCTATGGCAAGGTGGGCGGCGGTTGGGCGCACCACGACATTTCAGTCAATGTCCCCGGCCTTGGCTGGAGCGAATCCAGCACAAAAAGCGGCTTGCTTCTCGGCGGCGGCATCGAATACGGCTTCAAACCGCACTGGACCGTCAAGCTCGAATACAATCACCTTTCGCTACCATCATGGACATCGGCGACCTTCCCGGCAGTATCGTTGGACCGTGACATTCAGACGATCAAAGCCGGCATCAATTACAAATTTGAAAGTGGCGGTTCGACCGTGGCGGAGCGGCCTAGCGGTTCTCGTCCGGCGTCCTCGTCGGAAGAATCGGAAGATCTGCGAAAACAATCTCAGAATCCGGTCGCAAGTCTTGTCAGCGTGCCGTTCCAAAGCAATACCAATTTCAATGCCGGGCCCTTCAATCGCACGCAGGAAGTCTTCAACATCCAGCCCGTTGTACCAATGAGTCTGAATGCGGAATGGAACGTCATCTCGCGCACAATCATTCCGCTGATCAGCCAGCCGGAACCGCTGGTGAACGGCAACACCGGTGGCATCGGTGACATTACGCAATCGCTGTTTCTTTCACCCGCTAGTCCCGGGAAGCTGATTTGGGGCGTGGGTCCGGTCTTCACGATTCCCTCGGCGAGCGACCCCATTCTCGGCACAGGCAAAGTGTTGTTTGGCCCCACAGCCGTTTTCCTCACCACGCCAGGCCATTGGGTCATCGGTGTCTTGGTCAACAACCAGTGGTCGGTCGGCGGCAATTCATTGCGACGATCTGTCAATACATTCCTCGCTCAGCCATTCATCAACTACAACATGGCTCACGGTTGGTTCCTGACCACGTCGCCGATTATTACTGCAGACTGGCTCGCGGCATCCGGTCAGAAATGGACCGTACCGATCGGTGGGGGGATCGGACGCGTGTTCAAAATCGGCGATCAGCCTGTCAATGCGCAGGTTGCTGCCTATTACAACGCGATCCGGCCTGACGGCGCCCCAGACTGGCAGTTGCGGGCCCAGATTGCGCTCCTGTTCCCGAGTCATTGA
- a CDS encoding Ig-like domain-containing protein, translating into MKRSIVFVLMFLGWHAPAYADCGVMPWSIPYLGSNTSTSMSVSSGEVCQIDTGAGGTNIITSVVISAPATNGSASTNGADVVMYQSQPGYTGPDNFTFTITGSGPGGSGSSSIAVSVTVQ; encoded by the coding sequence ATGAAACGGAGTATCGTGTTCGTGCTGATGTTCTTGGGCTGGCACGCACCGGCATACGCGGATTGTGGGGTCATGCCGTGGTCCATTCCGTATCTCGGATCTAATACGAGCACATCGATGTCGGTCAGCAGTGGTGAAGTCTGCCAGATCGACACAGGTGCTGGTGGAACAAACATCATTACGTCCGTTGTCATAAGCGCGCCTGCCACCAACGGGTCTGCTTCGACCAACGGCGCAGATGTTGTCATGTATCAGTCGCAACCAGGATACACTGGCCCTGATAATTTCACGTTCACGATTACCGGGAGTGGCCCTGGCGGGAGCGGCTCGTCTTCCATTGCGGTGAGTGTAACCGTGCAGTGA
- a CDS encoding alpha/beta hydrolase, translating to MVALLVPLASDGWSQKGHDRSRATQQEHAQIYLIRGLFGVFSTGMDEMAAQLKAQGYTNVTLWSWTDVDQISHDIIAGHQNGDDAHIILIGHSLGSDAVVQVAQRLARENIPVDLAVTFDITENLVVPNNVGRFFNFYQLNGFGRTAVEPAGFPGEFSNIDLSSQTQLRHANIDNAPQLQSFVRQQIYELTHTHVMTVAARRKASPRG from the coding sequence GTGGTCGCGCTGCTTGTGCCTCTCGCGAGTGACGGCTGGTCTCAAAAGGGGCATGATCGTTCCCGAGCAACGCAGCAGGAGCACGCACAGATCTACCTGATCCGGGGCTTGTTCGGGGTGTTTTCCACCGGCATGGACGAAATGGCCGCCCAGCTGAAAGCGCAGGGTTATACTAATGTGACTCTTTGGAGCTGGACCGATGTCGATCAGATTTCGCACGACATCATCGCGGGCCACCAGAACGGCGATGATGCGCACATCATCCTGATCGGCCACTCTCTTGGCTCGGATGCGGTGGTGCAAGTGGCTCAACGGCTGGCGCGCGAGAACATTCCGGTCGATCTCGCGGTGACCTTCGATATCACGGAAAATCTCGTGGTTCCGAACAATGTTGGCCGCTTCTTCAATTTCTACCAGCTCAATGGCTTTGGCCGCACCGCTGTTGAACCTGCCGGATTTCCGGGAGAGTTCAGCAATATTGATCTGTCCAGTCAGACCCAGCTGAGACACGCGAATATAGACAACGCACCGCAATTACAGTCGTTCGTGCGGCAGCAAATCTACGAGCTGACGCATACGCACGTGATGACTGTCGCCGCAAGGCGCAAGGCCAGCCCGCGCGGCTAA
- a CDS encoding alpha/beta hydrolase — translation MIGYRRFIVRESVTRNAWRTKLSRHHLALALLGVAFLCGACSERPLQGVLIPVAEATPGTSRVPVLVATTRQRAPSDPGEMFNSERAESISYASVTVSIPPDANRKIGEVQWPAVVPGDPSRNFVTVSADYIDKKDFAAAIANTAKQTGRSKVMVFVHGFNNRFDDAVYRFAQIVHDSKAPVVPVLFTWPSRGEIRLRAYTYDRDSATYSRDALEDLLAMLASYPSVKEISVLAHSMGNWVTLEALRGRSMRAAQGRTNTDKLKYAMLVAPDVDVDVFRTQIQRMGAARPRIALFVSQDDKALALSKIIWGGVPRLGEIDPNIEPYRSEFERDRIMVFNLTKLKSIGDDPHDRAFEDITTVVGMIRQRLSEGQAMTDHRPNPIAHMENISAMSR, via the coding sequence ATGATTGGATACCGCCGTTTCATCGTTCGAGAGAGCGTTACGCGTAACGCGTGGAGAACCAAATTGTCGCGACATCACCTTGCTTTGGCTCTCCTGGGCGTGGCTTTTCTATGCGGCGCCTGCTCCGAGCGCCCGCTCCAGGGCGTGCTGATCCCTGTCGCGGAAGCAACGCCAGGCACCTCGCGCGTGCCCGTACTGGTCGCCACGACCCGCCAGCGCGCGCCGTCCGATCCCGGCGAGATGTTCAACAGTGAGCGGGCCGAAAGCATCTCCTATGCATCGGTCACCGTTTCAATTCCTCCGGATGCCAACCGCAAGATTGGAGAGGTGCAATGGCCGGCTGTCGTTCCTGGCGACCCAAGCCGGAACTTCGTGACCGTATCGGCGGACTATATCGACAAGAAGGACTTCGCCGCCGCCATTGCAAACACTGCAAAGCAGACCGGCCGTAGCAAGGTCATGGTTTTCGTGCATGGCTTTAACAACCGCTTCGACGATGCGGTGTATCGGTTTGCGCAAATCGTGCATGATTCGAAAGCGCCGGTCGTCCCTGTGCTGTTCACCTGGCCGTCGCGCGGCGAAATCCGGCTTCGCGCCTACACCTACGACCGGGACAGCGCCACCTACTCGCGGGATGCGCTCGAAGACCTGCTCGCCATGCTGGCGAGCTATCCGAGTGTGAAGGAGATCTCGGTTCTGGCTCATTCGATGGGCAACTGGGTGACCCTGGAGGCGTTGCGAGGGCGATCCATGCGAGCCGCGCAGGGGAGAACCAATACAGACAAGCTCAAATACGCGATGCTGGTCGCCCCTGATGTGGATGTCGACGTCTTTCGAACCCAAATCCAGCGCATGGGCGCCGCCAGACCGCGAATCGCCCTATTTGTCTCGCAGGATGACAAGGCGCTGGCTTTATCGAAAATAATTTGGGGCGGTGTACCACGGCTCGGGGAAATTGATCCCAATATCGAGCCATACCGCAGTGAATTCGAGCGTGATAGAATCATGGTCTTTAATCTGACCAAGCTGAAATCGATCGGCGATGATCCCCACGACCGCGCCTTCGAGGACATCACCACTGTCGTGGGCATGATCAGGCAGCGTCTGAGCGAGGGGCAGGCTATGACGGACCATCGCCCAAATCCCATCGCTCACATGGAAAACATATCGGCAATGTCGAGATAG
- a CDS encoding DUF2189 domain-containing protein: MATLHVIDGASGASANLVVRKIGFADLKDAITKGVDDFWAMPTHVILLSVIYPVVGLLLARMSFGYDMMPILFPLAAGFALLGPFLAIGLYELSRRREEGLDTSWKHAFEVARSSSADAIFALALMLVILFVAWLAVAQALYQSLFGYGVPEAVGQFINQIFTTREGWILIIAGNAIGFLFAVLAFSISVVSFPLLLDRDVGTVVAVQTSVKAVLLNPVVMAAWALFIAVALVIGALPFFVGLAVVMPILGHASWHLYRKVVAPDDSPRPTLHQPRKGHRYAADFPAVLFPWAREDKD; this comes from the coding sequence ATGGCCACTCTCCACGTCATCGACGGCGCCAGCGGCGCCTCGGCGAATCTCGTCGTCCGCAAAATTGGATTTGCGGATTTAAAGGACGCGATCACCAAAGGTGTCGACGACTTCTGGGCGATGCCAACTCACGTCATCCTGCTCAGCGTGATCTATCCTGTGGTTGGGCTGCTTCTCGCCCGTATGTCCTTCGGCTACGATATGATGCCGATCTTGTTCCCTCTCGCGGCCGGCTTCGCGTTGCTTGGCCCATTCCTGGCCATCGGACTTTACGAGTTGAGCCGACGCCGCGAAGAGGGCCTCGACACATCATGGAAACACGCGTTTGAAGTCGCTCGCAGCTCGTCCGCTGATGCCATTTTTGCGCTCGCGCTGATGCTGGTGATTCTGTTTGTCGCCTGGCTTGCGGTCGCCCAAGCGCTTTACCAGTCGCTGTTCGGCTATGGAGTGCCGGAAGCCGTCGGGCAATTCATCAATCAGATCTTCACAACGCGAGAGGGCTGGATTCTCATCATTGCCGGCAATGCCATCGGCTTCCTGTTCGCCGTTCTGGCCTTCTCGATCAGCGTCGTTTCCTTTCCGCTGTTGCTGGATCGCGATGTCGGCACGGTTGTTGCCGTTCAAACGTCAGTCAAGGCGGTTTTGCTCAATCCGGTCGTCATGGCGGCATGGGCGCTCTTCATCGCCGTTGCGCTGGTGATCGGTGCGCTGCCATTCTTTGTCGGACTTGCGGTTGTTATGCCGATCCTCGGACATGCGAGCTGGCATCTGTACCGCAAAGTCGTGGCGCCGGATGACAGCCCACGACCGACACTGCACCAACCGCGGAAAGGACATCGCTACGCGGCCGATTTCCCGGCGGTTCTCTTCCCATGGGCACGCGAAGATAAAGACTGA
- a CDS encoding cytochrome C oxidase subunit IV family protein, which produces MAQAAAHAEGQQHPIKLYLVVWGWLFILSIGSYLVDYFALQGFLRWSLILTFMTLKAGLIVAVFMHMAWERLALSYAILVPPVFVLVFVAIMALESDYTHLMRVVFFGGG; this is translated from the coding sequence ATGGCACAGGCTGCAGCGCACGCCGAAGGACAACAGCACCCGATCAAGCTTTATCTTGTCGTGTGGGGGTGGCTGTTCATTCTGAGCATCGGCTCTTATCTCGTGGACTATTTTGCCCTTCAGGGATTTCTCAGATGGTCCCTGATCCTCACTTTCATGACCTTGAAGGCGGGCCTGATCGTCGCTGTCTTTATGCATATGGCCTGGGAGCGGCTGGCGCTTTCCTACGCCATCCTCGTTCCACCCGTTTTTGTTTTGGTGTTCGTGGCCATCATGGCGCTTGAATCTGATTACACTCATCTCATGCGTGTCGTCTTCTTTGGCGGAGGATGA
- a CDS encoding heme-copper oxidase subunit III family protein translates to MVEAGRTLEPPSGWQGIVSDWSSDQRAFKNVSWGKAMMWIFLLSDTFIFSCFLLSYMTTRMSTTVPWPNASEVFALTIAGHSIPLILIAIMTFVLISSSGTMAMAVNFGYRRDRTKTAVFMLLTAALGAAFVGMQAFEWTKLIHEGVRPWENPWGAAQFGSNFFMITGFHGTHVTFGVIFLVIIARKVWRGDFDHERRGFFTSRKGNYEIVEIMGLYWHFVDLVWVFIFAFFYLW, encoded by the coding sequence ATGGTGGAGGCGGGCCGGACCCTTGAGCCGCCGTCAGGCTGGCAAGGCATTGTTTCGGACTGGTCTTCGGATCAGCGTGCGTTCAAGAATGTGTCCTGGGGGAAGGCCATGATGTGGATCTTTCTCCTGAGCGATACTTTCATCTTCAGTTGTTTCCTGCTCTCGTACATGACGACGCGCATGTCGACCACCGTTCCATGGCCGAATGCGAGTGAAGTCTTCGCCCTGACGATAGCCGGTCATTCAATTCCGCTCATCCTCATTGCGATCATGACGTTTGTTCTGATCAGCAGCAGCGGGACGATGGCGATGGCAGTCAATTTCGGCTATCGCCGCGATCGTACCAAAACCGCGGTCTTCATGCTGCTGACGGCAGCATTAGGAGCCGCATTCGTTGGAATGCAGGCATTTGAATGGACCAAGTTGATCCATGAAGGCGTCAGGCCGTGGGAAAACCCATGGGGCGCGGCTCAGTTCGGATCCAACTTCTTCATGATCACGGGCTTTCACGGCACGCACGTGACGTTCGGTGTGATTTTCCTCGTTATCATCGCGCGCAAGGTCTGGCGGGGCGATTTCGACCATGAAAGGCGCGGCTTTTTCACGAGCAGGAAAGGGAACTACGAGATCGTCGAAATCATGGGGCTTTACTGGCATTTCGTCGATCTCGTCTGGGTGTTCATCTTTGCTTTCTTCTATCTGTGGTGA
- a CDS encoding cytochrome c oxidase subunit 3 has product MGVIILFLAVLGVFAAWWLSHQRLMAKPWLEAGPVGEVSGAGSSQISPAKVGLGFFIVVAGALFTLFLSAYFMRMQMGDWRPLPVPALLWFNTFVLILSSIALQWARVAANRDEMDGVTFGLLGAGVTSLGFLGGQIIAWHQLASAGYGLASNPANTFFYVLTAAHGLHVLGGIVALGRTANKVWHSERASQVRLSVDLCAIYWHFLLLVWLILFGLLLMEPGDSFTEFLVRCIQLIPGSR; this is encoded by the coding sequence GTGGGCGTCATCATTCTGTTTCTGGCGGTGCTCGGTGTGTTTGCGGCATGGTGGTTGTCGCATCAAAGGCTGATGGCCAAGCCCTGGCTGGAAGCCGGACCTGTGGGCGAGGTCTCCGGTGCGGGCTCATCACAAATTTCGCCCGCCAAAGTCGGGTTGGGTTTCTTCATCGTTGTTGCCGGCGCTTTGTTTACGCTGTTCCTGAGCGCGTATTTCATGCGCATGCAAATGGGGGATTGGCGGCCGCTGCCGGTGCCGGCGCTGCTGTGGTTCAACACATTCGTGCTGATCCTGAGCAGCATCGCCCTGCAATGGGCGCGGGTGGCCGCGAACCGGGATGAGATGGATGGTGTAACCTTTGGCCTGCTTGGCGCCGGTGTGACCTCGCTTGGTTTCCTTGGCGGGCAGATCATAGCCTGGCACCAGCTCGCGAGTGCCGGATACGGTCTGGCCTCAAACCCCGCCAATACCTTCTTCTATGTTCTCACTGCCGCGCATGGGCTTCATGTGCTCGGCGGCATCGTCGCCTTGGGTAGAACCGCGAACAAAGTCTGGCATAGCGAGCGGGCAAGCCAGGTGCGACTCAGCGTGGATCTGTGCGCGATCTATTGGCATTTCCTGCTGCTGGTATGGCTGATCCTGTTCGGATTGCTGCTGATGGAGCCGGGCGATTCATTTACCGAGTTTCTCGTGCGTTGCATCCAACTCATCCCGGGATCGAGGTAG
- the ctaD gene encoding cytochrome c oxidase subunit I, with amino-acid sequence MVDVPLGGTTGVAPAEVPDVELYHPKSWLTKYVFSQDAKIIAIQYSVTALAIGFVALVLSWLMRLQLGFPGRFSFIDPEQYLQFITMHGMIMVIYLLTALFLGGFGNYLIPLMLGARDMVFPYVNMLSYWIYLLAVIVLLATFFVPGGPTGAGWTLYPPQAILTGTPGGQDWGIILMLTSLILFIIGFTMGGLNYVVTVLQGRARGMTLMRMPLTIWGIFTATILALLAFPALFVASVMLLFDRLLGTSFFMPALISMGEQLSYRGGSPILFQHLFWFFGHPEVYIVALPAFGIVSDLISTHARKNIFGYRMMVWAIVAIAALSFIVWAHHMYVSGMNPYFGFFFATTTLIIAIPTALKVYNWVLTLWRGDIHLTPPMLFALGFIVTFVNGGLTGLFLGNVVVDVPLSDTMFVVAHFHMVMGVAPILVIFGAIYHWYPKVTGRMLNDGLAKFHFWVTFLGAYAIFFPMHYLGLLGMPRRYHDIGETNFIPASAHDLNAFISIVALIVGFAQMVFVFNLVWSLFRGKEAGPNPWHATTLEWQTPETPPAHGNWGKELPVVYRWAYDYSVPGSDRDFVPQNQPGIRQTA; translated from the coding sequence ATGGTTGATGTCCCGCTTGGCGGAACGACCGGCGTTGCACCGGCTGAAGTCCCGGACGTCGAGCTCTATCATCCCAAGAGCTGGCTGACGAAGTATGTCTTCTCGCAGGATGCCAAGATCATCGCCATCCAATATTCCGTCACGGCTCTTGCCATTGGCTTCGTCGCCCTGGTGTTGTCATGGCTGATGCGGCTGCAATTGGGATTTCCGGGCCGGTTTTCGTTTATCGATCCTGAGCAATATCTGCAGTTCATCACCATGCACGGCATGATCATGGTGATCTATCTGCTCACCGCATTATTCCTCGGTGGCTTTGGCAATTACCTCATCCCGCTGATGCTGGGTGCGAGGGACATGGTGTTCCCTTATGTGAACATGCTGAGCTACTGGATCTATTTGCTTGCCGTCATTGTGCTGTTGGCAACCTTTTTTGTGCCGGGCGGTCCCACCGGCGCAGGCTGGACGCTATACCCGCCGCAGGCCATTCTCACCGGAACGCCGGGAGGGCAGGATTGGGGCATCATCCTGATGCTCACGTCACTGATCCTGTTCATCATCGGATTCACGATGGGCGGGCTGAACTATGTGGTGACGGTGCTGCAGGGGCGCGCCCGCGGCATGACATTGATGCGAATGCCGTTGACGATCTGGGGGATTTTCACCGCCACGATTCTGGCGCTCCTCGCATTCCCGGCCTTGTTCGTCGCCAGCGTGATGCTGCTGTTCGATCGGCTCCTCGGAACCAGCTTCTTCATGCCGGCCCTCATTTCGATGGGCGAACAGCTGAGCTATCGCGGAGGCAGCCCGATTCTATTCCAGCATCTGTTCTGGTTTTTTGGTCATCCCGAAGTTTACATCGTCGCCTTGCCGGCCTTCGGTATTGTTTCAGATCTGATCAGCACGCATGCGAGAAAGAATATCTTCGGCTATCGTATGATGGTGTGGGCGATCGTGGCGATCGCGGCACTCAGTTTCATCGTCTGGGCGCACCATATGTATGTGAGCGGCATGAATCCGTATTTCGGATTTTTCTTCGCCACGACGACACTGATCATCGCCATACCGACGGCCCTCAAAGTGTATAATTGGGTTCTGACCCTGTGGCGTGGTGACATCCATCTCACCCCGCCGATGCTGTTTGCGCTGGGCTTCATCGTCACGTTCGTGAATGGCGGCCTTACGGGCTTGTTCCTCGGCAATGTGGTCGTCGACGTTCCATTGTCCGACACGATGTTCGTCGTCGCCCATTTCCACATGGTGATGGGCGTGGCTCCGATCCTCGTCATCTTCGGAGCGATCTATCATTGGTACCCGAAGGTGACCGGGCGCATGCTCAATGACGGATTGGCCAAGTTCCACTTCTGGGTCACGTTCCTCGGTGCTTATGCGATCTTCTTCCCGATGCACTATCTCGGCCTGCTCGGTATGCCGCGTCGCTACCACGACATTGGCGAAACCAACTTCATTCCGGCATCGGCGCACGATCTGAACGCGTTCATCAGTATTGTCGCATTGATCGTTGGCTTTGCTCAGATGGTTTTTGTGTTCAATCTGGTCTGGAGCCTTTTCCGCGGCAAGGAGGCCGGCCCCAATCCCTGGCATGCCACGACACTGGAATGGCAAACGCCGGAGACGCCGCCGGCCCATGGCAATTGGGGCAAAGAACTTCCTGTCGTTTATCGCTGGGCCTATGACTATAGCGTACCCGGATCCGATCGGGACTTCGTACCGCAGAATCAACCCGGGATCAGGCAAACCGCTTGA
- a CDS encoding cytochrome c oxidase subunit II, translating into MKTAIVMILVAVGSVVFHLLSPWWWTPIASNWRFIDDTIIITFWITGGVFCAVVLFMAYCVLRFRHKPGRQAAYQPESKRLEWWLSVGTGVGVAAMLAPGLVVWHQFITVPDGATEIEVLGQQWQWGYRLPGKDGRLGTSDIRYVSADNPLGLNPNDPHGQDDLVIVGDDLHLQIGKPVKVLLRSTDVVHNFYVPEFRAKMDFVPGSVTYFWFTPIRTGTFEVLCAELCGVGHAQMRGKVIVEDEGDYHDWLQQQKTFAELSGRSKTARTANQLGSE; encoded by the coding sequence ATGAAGACAGCGATCGTAATGATCTTGGTAGCGGTCGGCTCGGTGGTCTTCCACCTGCTGAGCCCCTGGTGGTGGACGCCTATCGCCTCGAATTGGCGTTTTATCGACGATACGATCATCATCACATTCTGGATCACCGGTGGCGTGTTCTGCGCCGTCGTTTTGTTTATGGCGTACTGCGTCCTGCGCTTTCGCCACAAGCCCGGGCGGCAAGCAGCTTATCAGCCGGAGAGCAAGAGGCTCGAATGGTGGTTGAGCGTGGGCACCGGCGTCGGCGTGGCGGCCATGCTCGCTCCGGGTCTGGTCGTCTGGCATCAGTTCATCACGGTGCCGGACGGAGCGACCGAGATCGAGGTTTTGGGTCAGCAATGGCAGTGGGGCTACCGTCTTCCCGGCAAGGATGGTCGGCTGGGCACGTCCGATATTCGCTATGTCAGTGCTGACAACCCTTTGGGTTTGAATCCGAACGATCCTCATGGACAAGACGATCTTGTGATCGTTGGCGACGACCTTCATTTGCAGATTGGCAAGCCGGTCAAGGTTCTGCTTCGCTCAACCGATGTCGTGCACAATTTCTATGTTCCCGAGTTCCGGGCGAAGATGGATTTCGTGCCCGGATCGGTCACCTATTTCTGGTTCACCCCGATCAGAACCGGCACCTTCGAAGTTCTCTGTGCGGAGCTATGTGGCGTTGGGCACGCGCAGATGCGCGGGAAGGTGATCGTCGAGGACGAGGGTGACTATCACGATTGGCTGCAACAACAGAAAACATTCGCTGAACTGTCGGGGCGATCGAAAACGGCAAGGACGGCGAACCAATTAGGGAGTGAATGA